One part of the Sebastes fasciatus isolate fSebFas1 chromosome 8, fSebFas1.pri, whole genome shotgun sequence genome encodes these proteins:
- the epha2b gene encoding ephrin type-A receptor 2 isoform X1, with protein sequence MDFSAGVRPLLFSYVLINGILITLQTKEEVLLDMKATGGELGWLTWPLDQGEKSGWEINQRTLNGSQFYTYSVCNVGEREQDNWLRTTFIQRRPAASRVFVELQFIVRDCNSFDATSLTCKETFNLFTSEADADVGTTFRKGQFKKVATIAPDEITGKNEMRINTETRVVENLSRNGFYLAFQDIGACVALLSARVYYKTCLATVKSLASFPETVAGGENQALREVSGVCVDNAISEELPRIYCTVDGEWVVPVGQCQCKPGYEEVKDACQECQPGFFKAAASGYKCETCPANTQKLDSGALLCPCTDGFYRAPTDPPAGPCSGLPSAPRDLVSTTTQLSAGKLLLSWSPPADTGGRTDITYSVECQRCEGNVCQLCGEKIRYEPASTGLTHTKVSVSELDAHLNYTFTVEAHSGVSVFASQATPQAHKPPSTSALTTSLHYTDPPKITMMRMVERTTTSLSLSWDVSPRPRVQSRPIRCELTYRKKDDNLDVTTYIVLILEKNSVQISDLTPGTAYLFRVQALSSDGSPGGSSMEEQFETSPEGPLTPNNTAVIFGAAIGGAAMLFIVFVVLCLRRRRRNSHSRQGPEDTYFSSSEQLKPLKTYVDPHTYEDPNIAVLKFATEIHPSHITKQKVIGAGEFGEVYRGILKVPARKEVAVAIKTLKPGYTEKQRQDFLSEASIMGQFSHQNIIRLEGVVTKCKDFFKHAMIVTEYMENGALDRYLRDHDGEFPSFQLVGMMRGIAAGMKYLSDMSYVHRDLAARNILVNNTLECKVSDFGLSRVLEDDPEGTYTTSGGKIPIRWTAPEAIAYRKFTSASDVWSFGIVMWEVMAFGERPYWDMSNHEVMKAINEAFRLPAPMDCPSAVYQLMLQCWLQDRSKRPRFGDIVNLLDKLLRSPESLKTIADFDPRVSIRLPSTSGSDGSPFRSVSEWLESIKMSQYSENFTCAGVVTMDHVLQMKNEDIKNIGVRLPGHLKRIAYSILGLKDQTSTLSVFAV encoded by the exons TGGGAGATCAACCAGAGGACCCTGAACGGCTCTCAGTTCTACACCTACTCCGTCTGCAATGTTGGCGAACGTGAGCAGGACAACTGGCTGCGCACCACCTTCATCCAGCGGCGTCCAGCGGCCTCGCGGGTTTTCGTCGAACTCCAGTTCATCGTACGCGATTGCAACTCTTTTGACGCCACCTCGCTGACCTGCAAGGAAACCTTCAACCTCTTCACATCGGAGGCGGACGCGGACGTGGGCACTACCTTCCGCAAGGGCCAGTTTAAGAAAGTGGCCACCATAGCGCCCGACGAGATCACCGGCAAGAACGAGATGCGCATCAACACTGAGACGAGAGTGGTGGAGAACTTGTCTCGGAACGGCTTCTACTTGGCTTTTCAAGACATCGGAGCGTGCGTGGCTCTCCTCTCCGCCAGGGTCTACTACAAAACCTGCCTGGCCACGGTGAAGAGCCTGGCGTCATTCCCTGAGACCGTAGCAGGAGGGGAGAACCAGGCGCTGAGGGAAGTGAGCGGTGTGTGCGTGGACAACGCCATCAGCGAGGAGCTGCCTCGCATCTACTGCACCGTGGACGGGGAGTGGGTGGTACCAGTCGGACAGTGCCAATGCAAACCGGGCTATGAAGAAGTCAAAGATGCGTGTCAAG aATGTCAGCCTGgcttctttaaagctgcagcctcCGGATACAAGTGTGAGACGTGTCCTGCCAATACCCAGAAGCTGGACTCCGGGGCTTTGCTTTGTCCCTGCACGGATGGCTTCTACCGGGCCCCGACTGACCCCCCTGCTGGACCCTGCTCAG GCCTCCCCTCTGCCCCACGAGACCTCGTGTCCACCACCACCCAGCTCTCCGCAGGAAAACTCCTCCTCTCCTGGAGCCCGCCTGCGGACACCGGAGGTCGAACCGACATCACCTACAGCGTCGAATGCCAGCGCTGCGAGGGCAATGTCTGCCAGCTCTGCGGAGAGAAAATCCGCTACGAGCCGGCCAGCACGGGCTTGACCCACACCAAGGTGTCAGTGAGCGAGTTGGACGCTCACCTCAACTACACCTTCACCGTGGAGGCACATAGCGGCGTCTCGGTGTTCGCTAGTCAGGCAACGCCGCAGGCTCATAAACCGCCATCCACCAGTGCTCTGACTACTTCGCTGCACTACACAG ACCCGCCCAAGATTACCATGATGCGAATGGTTGAGAGGACCACGACCAGCTTGTCCCTCTCCTGGGACGTCTCCCCTCGACCGCGGGTCCAATCCCGGCCCATCCGATGTGAACTTACCTACCGCAAGAAG GATGATAACCTGGACGTGACAACCTACATCGTGCTCATCCTGGAGAAGAACTCGGTGCAGATCAGCGACCTGACCCCGGGCACGGCCTACCTGTTCAGGGTTCAGGCCCTCAGCAGCGACGGCAGCCCTGGAGGCTCCAGCATGGAGGAACAATTTGAGACCTCGCCTGAAG GACCCCTCACTCCAAACAACACGGCGGTCATCTTCGGCGCAGCAATCGGAGGAGCGGCCATGTTGTTCATCGTGTTCGTGGTCCTGTGCCTCCGCAGACG GAGAAGAAACTCTCACTCCAGGCAAGGACCAGAGGACACCTACTTCTCcagctcag AGCAACTGAAGCCTCTGAAGACCTACGTGGATCCACACACATACGAGGACCCCAACATAGCCGTCCTGAAGTTTGCCACTGAAATCCACCCCAGCCACATAACCAAACAGAAAGTCATTGGAGCCG GGGAGTTCGGCGAAGTGTACCGTGGCATTCTGAAGGTGCCGGCGAGGAAAGAAGTGGCGGTGGCGATCAAGACGCTGAAGCCGGGGTACACGGAGAAGCAGAGGCAGGACTTCCTAAGCGAGGCATCCATCATGGGCCAGTTCTCCCACCAGAATATCATTCGCTTGGAGGGGGTGGTCACCAAATGTAAGGATTTCT tcaaACACGCCATGATCGTGACCGAATACATGGAGAACGGAGCGCTGGACAGGTACCTTCGG GACCATGATGGCGAGTTTCCCTCCTTCCAGCTGGTGGGCATGATGCGCGGCATCGCTGCGGGCATGAAGTACCTCTCTGACATGAGCTACGTCCACCGCGACCTCGCGGCCCGCAACATCCTCGTCAACAACACGCTGGAGTGTAAAGTGTCGGACTTCGGCCTGTCTCGGGTGCTCGAGGACGATCCTGAGGGGACGTACACCACAAGT GGAGGTAAGATCCCCATTCGCTGGACAGCTCCAGAGGCTATAGCATACAGGAAGTTCACCTCAGCTAGCGATGTGTGGAGCTTTGGCATCGTCATGTGGGAGGTCATGGCCTTTGGCGAGAGGCCTTACTGGGACATGAGCAACCATGAG GTGATGAAGGCCATCAACGAAGCCTTTAGGCTGCCGGCGCCGATGGACTGTCCCTCAGCGGTTTATCAGCTGATGCTGCAGTGCTGGCTCCAGGATCGCTCCAAGAGGCCGCGCTTTGGAGACATCGTCAACCTGCTGGACAAGCTGCTGCGGAGCCCCGAGTCCCTGAAGACCATCGCAGATTTTGACCCACG CGTATCCATCCGCCTGCCCAGCACCAGCGGCTCAGACGGGTCCCCCTTCAGGTCGGTGTCCGAGTGGCTGGAGTCCATCAAGATGAGTCAGTACAGCGAGAACTTCACCTGCGCCGGGGTCGTCACCATGGACCACGTCCTGCAGATGAAGAACGA
- the epha2b gene encoding ephrin type-A receptor 2 isoform X2 gives MDFSAGVRPLLFSYVLINGILITLQTKEEVLLDMKATGGELGWLTWPLDQGEKSGWEINQRTLNGSQFYTYSVCNVGEREQDNWLRTTFIQRRPAASRVFVELQFIVRDCNSFDATSLTCKETFNLFTSEADADVGTTFRKGQFKKVATIAPDEITGKNEMRINTETRVVENLSRNGFYLAFQDIGACVALLSARVYYKTCLATVKSLASFPETVAGGENQALREVSGVCVDNAISEELPRIYCTVDGEWVVPVGQCQCKPGYEEVKDACQECQPGFFKAAASGYKCETCPANTQKLDSGALLCPCTDGFYRAPTDPPAGPCSGLPSAPRDLVSTTTQLSAGKLLLSWSPPADTGGRTDITYSVECQRCEGNVCQLCGEKIRYEPASTGLTHTKVSVSELDAHLNYTFTVEAHSGVSVFASQATPQAHKPPSTSALTTSLHYTDPPKITMMRMVERTTTSLSLSWDVSPRPRVQSRPIRCELTYRKKDDNLDVTTYIVLILEKNSVQISDLTPGTAYLFRVQALSSDGSPGGSSMEEQFETSPEGPLTPNNTAVIFGAAIGGAAMLFIVFVVLCLRRRRRNSHSRQGPEDTYFSSSEQLKPLKTYVDPHTYEDPNIAVLKFATEIHPSHITKQKVIGAGEFGEVYRGILKVPARKEVAVAIKTLKPGYTEKQRQDFLSEASIMGQFSHQNIIRLEGVVTKFKHAMIVTEYMENGALDRYLRDHDGEFPSFQLVGMMRGIAAGMKYLSDMSYVHRDLAARNILVNNTLECKVSDFGLSRVLEDDPEGTYTTSGGKIPIRWTAPEAIAYRKFTSASDVWSFGIVMWEVMAFGERPYWDMSNHEVMKAINEAFRLPAPMDCPSAVYQLMLQCWLQDRSKRPRFGDIVNLLDKLLRSPESLKTIADFDPRVSIRLPSTSGSDGSPFRSVSEWLESIKMSQYSENFTCAGVVTMDHVLQMKNEDIKNIGVRLPGHLKRIAYSILGLKDQTSTLSVFAV, from the exons TGGGAGATCAACCAGAGGACCCTGAACGGCTCTCAGTTCTACACCTACTCCGTCTGCAATGTTGGCGAACGTGAGCAGGACAACTGGCTGCGCACCACCTTCATCCAGCGGCGTCCAGCGGCCTCGCGGGTTTTCGTCGAACTCCAGTTCATCGTACGCGATTGCAACTCTTTTGACGCCACCTCGCTGACCTGCAAGGAAACCTTCAACCTCTTCACATCGGAGGCGGACGCGGACGTGGGCACTACCTTCCGCAAGGGCCAGTTTAAGAAAGTGGCCACCATAGCGCCCGACGAGATCACCGGCAAGAACGAGATGCGCATCAACACTGAGACGAGAGTGGTGGAGAACTTGTCTCGGAACGGCTTCTACTTGGCTTTTCAAGACATCGGAGCGTGCGTGGCTCTCCTCTCCGCCAGGGTCTACTACAAAACCTGCCTGGCCACGGTGAAGAGCCTGGCGTCATTCCCTGAGACCGTAGCAGGAGGGGAGAACCAGGCGCTGAGGGAAGTGAGCGGTGTGTGCGTGGACAACGCCATCAGCGAGGAGCTGCCTCGCATCTACTGCACCGTGGACGGGGAGTGGGTGGTACCAGTCGGACAGTGCCAATGCAAACCGGGCTATGAAGAAGTCAAAGATGCGTGTCAAG aATGTCAGCCTGgcttctttaaagctgcagcctcCGGATACAAGTGTGAGACGTGTCCTGCCAATACCCAGAAGCTGGACTCCGGGGCTTTGCTTTGTCCCTGCACGGATGGCTTCTACCGGGCCCCGACTGACCCCCCTGCTGGACCCTGCTCAG GCCTCCCCTCTGCCCCACGAGACCTCGTGTCCACCACCACCCAGCTCTCCGCAGGAAAACTCCTCCTCTCCTGGAGCCCGCCTGCGGACACCGGAGGTCGAACCGACATCACCTACAGCGTCGAATGCCAGCGCTGCGAGGGCAATGTCTGCCAGCTCTGCGGAGAGAAAATCCGCTACGAGCCGGCCAGCACGGGCTTGACCCACACCAAGGTGTCAGTGAGCGAGTTGGACGCTCACCTCAACTACACCTTCACCGTGGAGGCACATAGCGGCGTCTCGGTGTTCGCTAGTCAGGCAACGCCGCAGGCTCATAAACCGCCATCCACCAGTGCTCTGACTACTTCGCTGCACTACACAG ACCCGCCCAAGATTACCATGATGCGAATGGTTGAGAGGACCACGACCAGCTTGTCCCTCTCCTGGGACGTCTCCCCTCGACCGCGGGTCCAATCCCGGCCCATCCGATGTGAACTTACCTACCGCAAGAAG GATGATAACCTGGACGTGACAACCTACATCGTGCTCATCCTGGAGAAGAACTCGGTGCAGATCAGCGACCTGACCCCGGGCACGGCCTACCTGTTCAGGGTTCAGGCCCTCAGCAGCGACGGCAGCCCTGGAGGCTCCAGCATGGAGGAACAATTTGAGACCTCGCCTGAAG GACCCCTCACTCCAAACAACACGGCGGTCATCTTCGGCGCAGCAATCGGAGGAGCGGCCATGTTGTTCATCGTGTTCGTGGTCCTGTGCCTCCGCAGACG GAGAAGAAACTCTCACTCCAGGCAAGGACCAGAGGACACCTACTTCTCcagctcag AGCAACTGAAGCCTCTGAAGACCTACGTGGATCCACACACATACGAGGACCCCAACATAGCCGTCCTGAAGTTTGCCACTGAAATCCACCCCAGCCACATAACCAAACAGAAAGTCATTGGAGCCG GGGAGTTCGGCGAAGTGTACCGTGGCATTCTGAAGGTGCCGGCGAGGAAAGAAGTGGCGGTGGCGATCAAGACGCTGAAGCCGGGGTACACGGAGAAGCAGAGGCAGGACTTCCTAAGCGAGGCATCCATCATGGGCCAGTTCTCCCACCAGAATATCATTCGCTTGGAGGGGGTGGTCACCAAAT tcaaACACGCCATGATCGTGACCGAATACATGGAGAACGGAGCGCTGGACAGGTACCTTCGG GACCATGATGGCGAGTTTCCCTCCTTCCAGCTGGTGGGCATGATGCGCGGCATCGCTGCGGGCATGAAGTACCTCTCTGACATGAGCTACGTCCACCGCGACCTCGCGGCCCGCAACATCCTCGTCAACAACACGCTGGAGTGTAAAGTGTCGGACTTCGGCCTGTCTCGGGTGCTCGAGGACGATCCTGAGGGGACGTACACCACAAGT GGAGGTAAGATCCCCATTCGCTGGACAGCTCCAGAGGCTATAGCATACAGGAAGTTCACCTCAGCTAGCGATGTGTGGAGCTTTGGCATCGTCATGTGGGAGGTCATGGCCTTTGGCGAGAGGCCTTACTGGGACATGAGCAACCATGAG GTGATGAAGGCCATCAACGAAGCCTTTAGGCTGCCGGCGCCGATGGACTGTCCCTCAGCGGTTTATCAGCTGATGCTGCAGTGCTGGCTCCAGGATCGCTCCAAGAGGCCGCGCTTTGGAGACATCGTCAACCTGCTGGACAAGCTGCTGCGGAGCCCCGAGTCCCTGAAGACCATCGCAGATTTTGACCCACG CGTATCCATCCGCCTGCCCAGCACCAGCGGCTCAGACGGGTCCCCCTTCAGGTCGGTGTCCGAGTGGCTGGAGTCCATCAAGATGAGTCAGTACAGCGAGAACTTCACCTGCGCCGGGGTCGTCACCATGGACCACGTCCTGCAGATGAAGAACGA